Proteins from a genomic interval of Geodermatophilus obscurus DSM 43160:
- a CDS encoding pyridoxamine 5'-phosphate oxidase family protein, protein MDTAPDVLAGYRPPSRLVQDKVVDHLDRHCRAFIALSPFATLSTAGADGWPDVSPRGGDPGFARVLDERTLALPDRQGNNRVDSLRNTVGNPRAALLFFVPGFEETLKVFGTTTLVGPDDVGVDLTEFGRPPRSVLVLTVERAYFQCGKAVMRSGLWDPQRQVERSTFPSLGEVMRDHCGLSTPLPGQEEMRAELAQEL, encoded by the coding sequence GTGGACACCGCTCCCGACGTGCTGGCCGGCTACCGCCCACCCTCGCGGCTGGTGCAGGACAAGGTCGTCGACCACCTCGACCGGCACTGCCGCGCCTTCATCGCGCTGTCGCCGTTCGCCACGCTGTCCACAGCCGGCGCCGACGGCTGGCCGGACGTCTCCCCGCGCGGCGGTGACCCGGGGTTCGCCAGGGTCCTCGACGAGCGGACCCTCGCCCTCCCGGACCGGCAGGGCAACAACCGGGTGGACAGCCTGCGCAACACCGTGGGCAACCCGCGCGCCGCCCTGCTGTTCTTCGTGCCCGGGTTCGAGGAGACCCTCAAGGTCTTCGGGACGACGACCCTCGTGGGTCCGGACGACGTCGGCGTGGACCTGACCGAGTTCGGCCGTCCGCCGCGGTCGGTGCTGGTGCTGACCGTCGAGCGCGCGTACTTCCAGTGCGGCAAGGCGGTCATGCGCTCGGGGCTGTGGGACCCGCAGCGGCAGGTCGAGCGCTCGACCTTCCCGTCGCTGGGCGAGGTGATGCGCGACCACTGCGGGCTGAGCACGCCACTGCCCGGACAGGAGGAGATGCGCGCGGAGCTGGCGCAGGAGCTCTGA
- a CDS encoding VOC family protein gives MATDIQIVIDSADPHGQADWWAEVLGWQVEPQDEAFIRRMVTTGAATEADTTTHRGALVWRSGAAITSPDPDRPRVLFQLVPEAKTVKNRVHLDVHVGADGREDEVGRLLGLGATELHRASQGPFEWVTLADPEGNEFCVA, from the coding sequence ATGGCCACGGACATCCAGATCGTGATCGACAGCGCCGATCCGCACGGACAGGCCGACTGGTGGGCCGAGGTCCTCGGATGGCAGGTCGAACCGCAGGACGAGGCGTTCATCCGCCGCATGGTGACGACGGGCGCAGCGACCGAGGCGGACACCACCACGCACCGCGGCGCGCTGGTGTGGCGCTCGGGCGCAGCCATCACCTCGCCCGACCCCGACCGGCCGCGGGTGCTCTTCCAGCTGGTCCCGGAGGCCAAGACCGTCAAGAACCGCGTGCACCTGGACGTGCACGTGGGCGCGGACGGGCGGGAGGACGAGGTCGGCCGCCTCCTGGGACTGGGCGCGACCGAGCTCCACCGGGCCTCGCAGGGCCCGTTCGAGTGGGTCACCCTGGCCGACCCCGAGGGCAACGAGTTCTGCGTCGCCTGA